A section of the Ignisphaera sp. genome encodes:
- a CDS encoding transaldolase family protein, translated as MVHLSKDYVINLLKKTSIEPLFLPVPPAVDHADHMLKTALAGYTKLAADHILHYDMENMLLDVLGSFIRRANLIIKSECLSTTDLETFNTRILRRARIYDTVLELVMNLVGVESRWSGFDEETIEDALTILTNALSEWEYIERIELGSPNVLLATIELNVKEMLKVNKGKSLVAEMAKKVMNSLDMNAVAKSFVSAVRNVFTENVYRKSYEKGLCKFGNDYALGLRWLRHLGYVQVSTNPVLAGKAYDDDPDLWNRFIDYARNILSKRYPEWFKDPDRYADDIAMEATRFALLDNFYVFRVPFILSRYHDGLVSYQLNPLIANNVEKSVEAAKIFAMRLEEDLKIYDEYLWWGYNVPEKGRPNLVIKVAAGYPESIEIAERLNEIGIGQNITVSYTVAQEVLVAFGAMKGMAKAIKKGIIPTQTYDTNMGGRLEDHLREDIAAKLLMKALENVDEDKKMMLLEKLAKGLKVDEATWTKIKSLSIRDIAEYLCSHRVLGRDLIREPYIEVLAETGAYGSKEDLLRLLKPLEMALKLSGTYVAQRVYEILFSPWNREKWVEYLVREFGIRRDQAEIILDRIDLLPASKRKPIDTLYTYASRNMTNTEFPDHQLSVVNEVVGKNTRLDDLAESIYQELTKEYLDILMQYEDFVKAYEASPEVLDLLKKVGINKDYGYRGVSPKDWPTYGPCAKTLKEFTNSYIAFRERVVNAIKELSKSLNL; from the coding sequence ATGGTTCATCTGAGTAAAGATTATGTAATCAATTTGTTGAAGAAGACTTCTATTGAACCATTATTTCTTCCAGTACCTCCAGCTGTAGATCATGCAGACCATATGCTTAAAACAGCTTTAGCAGGATACACGAAACTAGCAGCAGATCACATTCTTCACTACGATATGGAGAATATGTTGCTAGATGTGCTTGGAAGCTTTATTAGAAGAGCAAATCTCATAATCAAGTCTGAGTGTTTATCTACTACTGATCTAGAGACATTTAATACCAGGATACTTAGGAGAGCAAGAATATATGATACAGTTCTTGAACTCGTAATGAATCTTGTTGGTGTTGAGAGTCGCTGGAGTGGTTTTGATGAAGAGACCATCGAAGACGCGCTCACGATTTTGACTAATGCGCTTAGTGAATGGGAATATATTGAGAGAATAGAACTTGGTTCTCCGAATGTGCTTCTAGCAACAATAGAACTTAATGTAAAAGAAATGCTCAAGGTTAATAAGGGTAAGAGTCTTGTAGCTGAAATGGCCAAAAAAGTTATGAATAGTTTAGATATGAATGCTGTTGCAAAAAGTTTTGTTTCAGCTGTAAGAAATGTGTTTACTGAAAACGTTTATAGGAAAAGTTATGAGAAGGGGTTGTGTAAATTTGGTAATGATTATGCTCTGGGATTGAGGTGGCTCAGACATCTGGGGTATGTACAAGTATCTACTAATCCTGTGCTTGCTGGAAAGGCTTATGATGATGATCCTGATCTATGGAATAGATTCATTGATTATGCTAGAAACATATTATCTAAAAGGTATCCAGAATGGTTTAAAGATCCTGATAGATACGCTGACGATATAGCGATGGAAGCAACAAGATTTGCTCTCCTAGATAACTTTTATGTATTTAGGGTACCATTTATACTTTCAAGATATCATGATGGTCTTGTTAGCTATCAGCTTAATCCACTTATAGCTAATAATGTAGAGAAAAGTGTTGAAGCAGCAAAGATATTTGCAATGAGGCTTGAGGAGGATTTAAAGATATACGATGAATATCTCTGGTGGGGCTATAATGTACCAGAAAAAGGTAGACCTAACCTAGTTATCAAGGTTGCGGCAGGCTATCCTGAATCTATAGAGATTGCAGAAAGATTGAATGAAATAGGTATTGGTCAGAACATAACCGTCAGTTATACTGTTGCTCAAGAGGTCTTAGTGGCTTTTGGAGCCATGAAGGGTATGGCTAAAGCAATTAAGAAAGGCATCATACCTACACAAACCTATGATACAAACATGGGTGGAAGGCTTGAGGATCATCTTAGGGAAGATATAGCTGCGAAACTACTTATGAAAGCTCTTGAAAACGTAGATGAGGATAAGAAGATGATGTTGCTTGAGAAACTTGCTAAAGGATTGAAAGTTGATGAAGCCACTTGGACTAAGATTAAGTCGCTAAGTATAAGAGATATAGCTGAGTATCTGTGTAGCCATAGGGTATTGGGTAGAGATCTCATTAGAGAACCATACATAGAAGTACTGGCTGAAACAGGAGCCTATGGCTCTAAAGAAGATTTACTAAGGCTACTCAAACCTCTTGAAATGGCTCTAAAACTTTCAGGTACATATGTAGCTCAAAGAGTTTATGAAATACTGTTCTCTCCATGGAATAGAGAGAAATGGGTAGAGTATCTGGTTAGAGAATTCGGTATAAGGAGAGATCAAGCAGAAATTATACTAGATAGAATAGATCTTCTACCAGCCTCAAAGAGAAAGCCCATAGATACACTGTACACATATGCTTCAAGAAACATGACCAATACTGAATTTCCTGATCATCAACTTTCTGTAGTTAATGAAGTTGTTGGAAAGAATACTAGATTAGATGATTTAGCGGAATCTATATACCAAGAACTAACAAAAGAATATCTTGATATACTCATGCAATATGAGGATTTTGTGAAAGCTTATGAAGCTTCGCCAGAGGTTTTAGACCTATTAAAGAAGGTGGGGATAAACAAAGACTATGGATATAGAGGTGTAAGTCCTAAAGATTGGCCAACATATGGACCATGTGCAAAAACATTGAAAGAATTTACGAATAGCTATATTGCCTTCAGGGAAAGAGTCGTTAATGCTATTAAAGAGCTCTCTAAATCTCTGAACCTATAG
- a CDS encoding uroporphyrinogen decarboxylase family protein: MNDSTITSRERVLIALRHEEPDRVPIDFGSTHVSTINPLSYRDLRKYLGLVEKPARIKDVVAQLTEVDADILQIFHIDLIDVNRHLPPTTGEDYYRDLFYQCMTCLYKESETGRAEIYEQNWKQWTHRYLGFVEEIPACIDIVEEGDSLSIYLNKSVLLGKGSKTSSTFSPPDAHGINPLANAKNVEDVKNFDWELFKVSDRYVEFLKKKSEYLYKNTKYALVFSLAGRMHAWAQGLRGWTRWLSDLRLRKNLAEAVLDYIMDVLMYNVKKYVEAFGEYVQVIGFADDLGTEEGPQISIQTFRDIYKHRYEEIFSYIKKHSKMYVFLHSDGAIFPLIKEFIDTGLDIINPIQLSAKGMDPEKLKKEYGEQITFWGGGADVQRVLPFAKVDEVVQHVKNLIKIFAPRGGFIFAATHNIQPPTPPENIVSVFKTAYENVRYLIR, from the coding sequence ATGAATGATTCGACAATTACGTCAAGAGAAAGAGTTTTAATTGCGCTTAGACATGAAGAACCAGATAGAGTTCCCATAGATTTTGGATCTACGCATGTATCAACAATAAATCCTCTAAGTTATAGAGATCTAAGAAAATACCTAGGATTGGTAGAGAAACCAGCTAGAATTAAAGATGTTGTTGCTCAGCTTACTGAAGTAGATGCAGACATCCTACAAATTTTTCACATTGATCTAATAGATGTTAATAGGCATTTGCCGCCAACAACTGGTGAAGACTATTATAGGGATCTCTTCTATCAATGTATGACGTGTCTCTACAAAGAGAGCGAAACAGGTAGAGCCGAAATATATGAACAAAATTGGAAGCAGTGGACTCATAGGTATCTTGGTTTTGTTGAAGAAATACCAGCATGCATAGATATAGTTGAGGAGGGAGATTCTTTATCTATCTATCTAAATAAGTCAGTTCTACTTGGTAAAGGATCTAAAACTAGCTCTACATTCTCTCCTCCAGATGCACATGGTATTAACCCGCTAGCTAATGCTAAGAATGTAGAAGATGTTAAAAACTTTGATTGGGAACTATTTAAGGTTAGCGATAGGTATGTAGAGTTTCTTAAGAAAAAATCTGAGTATCTTTATAAAAATACTAAATATGCATTAGTGTTTTCGTTAGCTGGACGTATGCATGCATGGGCGCAAGGTCTAAGAGGTTGGACACGATGGCTCTCCGATTTACGTCTTAGAAAAAACTTAGCTGAAGCTGTTTTAGATTATATAATGGATGTGTTAATGTATAATGTTAAAAAGTATGTAGAAGCGTTTGGAGAATATGTACAAGTTATAGGTTTTGCAGATGATTTAGGAACTGAAGAAGGTCCCCAAATATCAATTCAAACATTTAGAGATATCTATAAGCATAGATATGAAGAGATATTCAGTTACATTAAGAAACATTCAAAAATGTACGTATTCCTGCACAGCGATGGAGCAATATTCCCACTTATAAAAGAGTTCATAGATACTGGTTTAGATATAATAAACCCCATACAATTGTCAGCAAAAGGTATGGATCCTGAAAAACTAAAGAAAGAATATGGTGAACAGATAACGTTCTGGGGAGGAGGGGCAGATGTTCAGCGTGTCCTCCCATTTGCTAAAGTTGATGAAGTAGTTCAGCATGTGAAAAACTTGATAAAGATTTTTGCACCACGTGGAGGGTTCATATTTGCAGCAACACATAATATACAACCACCTACACCTCCTGAAAACATAGTCTCAGTATTTAAAACAGCATATGAGAATGTAAGATATCTCATTAGGTGA
- a CDS encoding corrinoid protein: MKNSLAELDLEGTLKWIEEALNNGVNIMDIIEKGLSEGMKIVGDKYEKGEYFVADMIVASEIFNEAMNVLKPIITESKKKIKTLGRVVIGTVYGDIHDIGKNLVKAVLEANGFEVIDLGVDVPIEKFVEAVKIHKPNVLGMSALLTSSMVHMKDVIEALKREGLRDSVKIIVGGAPVTEEFAKSIGADAYAENAFKAAEICKKLVTSFEFEIFYFVVV; this comes from the coding sequence ATAAAGAATAGTTTAGCTGAACTTGATTTAGAAGGAACATTAAAGTGGATTGAAGAAGCTTTAAACAATGGTGTGAATATTATGGATATAATTGAGAAGGGTCTTTCTGAGGGAATGAAAATTGTTGGCGATAAATATGAGAAGGGGGAGTATTTTGTAGCTGATATGATTGTGGCTTCAGAAATATTTAATGAAGCTATGAATGTGCTAAAACCCATAATTACTGAGTCGAAAAAAAAGATAAAAACGTTAGGAAGAGTAGTTATAGGAACTGTTTATGGTGATATACACGACATAGGTAAAAACCTGGTTAAAGCTGTTCTAGAAGCAAATGGATTCGAGGTTATAGACCTAGGCGTAGATGTACCTATTGAGAAATTTGTTGAGGCTGTAAAGATACATAAACCAAATGTCTTGGGAATGTCTGCTCTATTAACTTCATCAATGGTTCATATGAAGGATGTCATAGAAGCTCTCAAAAGAGAAGGCTTAAGGGATAGTGTTAAAATAATTGTCGGAGGGGCACCAGTAACAGAAGAGTTCGCTAAATCTATAGGAGCTGATGCTTATGCAGAAAACGCCTTTAAAGCTGCCGAGATATGCAAAAAGCTCGTAACTTCTTTTGAGTTTGAAATATTTTACTTTGTTGTTGTTTAA
- a CDS encoding TIM barrel protein: MLYGFIRRKDLEYVSRFPWDVGIISFMLFPELMKSSENATEKIRLLLEDPFFDLIEVTVIDNSEWLKIAEINKSYGKKFVLGLQPIILSRGLNPNALNEDERRKTIEILTHEVEKAGERGYIGVGVCSGPNIEGPERSKAVDALVKSLIDLSNITNKYGIKLFLETFDAVWDRKRLAGNLDETIKIIEKVREAIDNVYIMWDLSHAPLLNENPEILKSYPEYLGHIHIGCAKKIDNKLLDTHPGFYRPGAINTEKDVAKLLSVLHEIGYKGAVSFEIRPEEGQNPLEILNSAKGVLLRAYQLYLEKI; encoded by the coding sequence GTGCTCTATGGATTTATAAGGAGAAAAGATTTAGAGTATGTATCAAGATTTCCATGGGATGTAGGTATAATATCGTTTATGTTATTTCCGGAGCTGATGAAGAGTTCAGAAAATGCTACAGAAAAGATAAGGCTACTGCTTGAAGACCCATTCTTTGACTTGATAGAAGTAACGGTAATAGACAATAGTGAATGGCTAAAGATAGCTGAAATCAATAAGTCATATGGTAAAAAATTTGTACTTGGATTACAACCTATAATTCTTTCAAGAGGTCTGAATCCAAATGCATTAAATGAGGATGAGAGAAGAAAGACTATTGAGATTCTTACTCATGAAGTTGAAAAAGCTGGTGAGCGAGGGTATATAGGTGTAGGTGTATGTTCAGGACCAAATATAGAGGGACCCGAAAGATCAAAAGCAGTTGATGCTCTAGTAAAATCATTGATAGATCTTAGTAACATTACAAACAAGTATGGTATCAAATTATTTTTAGAGACTTTTGATGCTGTATGGGATAGAAAAAGACTTGCTGGTAACTTAGACGAAACTATAAAAATAATTGAAAAGGTTAGAGAAGCTATTGATAATGTGTACATTATGTGGGATCTTAGTCATGCACCACTTCTTAATGAAAATCCAGAAATTCTGAAATCTTATCCAGAGTACCTAGGACATATCCATATAGGATGCGCAAAGAAGATAGACAACAAGCTCTTAGATACACATCCGGGCTTTTACAGACCAGGAGCAATCAACACAGAAAAAGATGTCGCTAAATTGTTATCAGTTCTACATGAGATAGGCTACAAAGGTGCTGTAAGTTTTGAGATACGGCCTGAAGAAGGGCAAAACCCCTTAGAGATACTTAATTCAGCAAAAGGTGTACTACTAAGAGCCTATCAATTATACTTAGAAAAAATATAG
- the dcd gene encoding dCTP deaminase has translation MILSDFDLKNYIRSGRVAVEPFDEDIVRENGLDLRIGDEVCELIEVDEVLDPYVASEADLSRFYKCWRADTFIVKPYGRYLLTTLEYIKVPPELMAFVELRSTFARMGLSIPPTIIDGGFEGQITIELHGSSFPVKLRYGTRFIHVVFSRVTSPIEKPYSGGYQKQKGVKPPRLPLTP, from the coding sequence ATGATACTCTCTGATTTCGATCTAAAGAACTACATCAGGTCCGGTAGAGTAGCTGTAGAGCCTTTTGACGAGGATATTGTGCGTGAAAACGGTCTTGATCTAAGGATTGGGGATGAGGTATGCGAATTAATTGAGGTCGACGAAGTTCTAGACCCGTATGTGGCTAGCGAAGCTGATCTAAGTAGGTTCTACAAATGCTGGAGGGCTGATACATTCATTGTGAAACCCTATGGAAGGTACCTCTTGACAACACTTGAATACATAAAAGTGCCTCCAGAGCTTATGGCATTCGTAGAACTTCGATCAACATTTGCTAGAATGGGTCTATCTATACCGCCGACAATAATAGATGGAGGATTCGAGGGACAGATAACAATAGAGTTGCATGGATCATCTTTTCCAGTTAAGCTAAGATATGGAACTAGGTTCATCCATGTAGTGTTCTCGAGAGTTACAAGCCCTATAGAGAAGCCCTACAGCGGTGGATACCAGAAACAGAAAGGAGTGAAACCTCCGAGACTTCCCCTTACTCCATGA
- a CDS encoding TIGR00296 family protein, whose protein sequence is MKSPGSNPIEPSELTYNDGLFLVKLARQAIEKYVAEGVKIEPPKDTPEKLTKPGMAFVTIERYSEIKELRGCIGFLQPITPLVKTVINAAIAAATEDPRFPPLSKDELDKIVVEVSILSMPRQIKNINDIVVGKHGLIVSRGWYNGTLLPQVPVEYCWDRETFLAECCLKASLDPDCWLDSRTRIYVYEATVFYEENPRGSIKMKNLLDEYRNKCLWLLELDT, encoded by the coding sequence ATGAAATCTCCGGGGTCTAACCCTATAGAACCTAGTGAATTAACATATAATGATGGATTATTTCTTGTGAAACTAGCTAGACAAGCCATAGAGAAGTATGTAGCTGAAGGAGTAAAGATTGAGCCACCAAAAGATACACCAGAAAAGCTCACAAAACCTGGTATGGCTTTTGTAACCATAGAGAGATATAGTGAAATAAAAGAGCTTAGAGGATGTATAGGGTTTCTTCAACCTATAACACCTCTTGTTAAAACTGTTATAAATGCTGCTATAGCAGCAGCCACAGAAGATCCTAGGTTTCCCCCATTATCAAAAGATGAGCTCGACAAAATAGTAGTAGAGGTTTCCATACTGTCAATGCCTAGACAGATAAAAAATATCAACGATATTGTGGTTGGTAAACATGGGCTTATAGTTTCTAGGGGCTGGTATAATGGAACATTATTACCTCAAGTCCCCGTAGAGTATTGTTGGGATAGAGAAACATTCTTAGCTGAATGTTGTTTAAAAGCTAGTTTAGACCCTGATTGCTGGTTGGATTCTAGGACACGTATATACGTTTACGAGGCTACAGTATTCTATGAAGAAAATCCTAGAGGCAGTATAAAGATGAAAAACCTACTAGATGAATACAGGAATAAATGTTTATGGCTACTTGAACTAGATACCTAA
- a CDS encoding Mut7-C RNAse domain-containing protein produces MPSYPRFIADSMLGHIARWLRLLGYDTLYYRAISDWRLMKIAKEEDRILLTRDLGLYRRARKNGVRTLFIEEPSLEKVLAILSIRYSIRLDFDKNDTRCPNCNNQLKYTTSLIEVSHKIDKNIALKYNEFWICNSCDKIYWQGNHWKTITELLDRAKTEKLKILNRVKPLEKNV; encoded by the coding sequence ATGCCTAGCTACCCAAGGTTTATAGCAGATTCGATGCTTGGGCATATAGCTAGATGGTTAAGGTTGCTTGGATATGATACTCTATACTACCGTGCTATTAGTGATTGGCGGTTAATGAAGATAGCTAAAGAAGAAGATAGAATACTACTCACAAGAGATCTGGGGCTCTATAGGAGAGCTAGAAAAAACGGTGTTAGAACACTATTTATAGAAGAGCCATCTTTAGAAAAAGTTCTAGCAATATTATCGATTAGATACAGCATTAGGCTTGATTTCGATAAAAACGATACACGATGTCCTAACTGTAACAATCAATTGAAATACACAACATCATTAATAGAGGTATCACATAAAATAGATAAAAATATAGCGTTAAAGTACAATGAATTCTGGATATGCAATTCGTGTGATAAGATTTATTGGCAAGGAAACCACTGGAAAACAATTACAGAGTTATTAGATAGAGCTAAAACAGAAAAACTAAAGATTTTAAATAGAGTTAAACCATTAGAAAAAAATGTATAG
- the rnhB gene encoding ribonuclease HII produces MEPIVAGIDEAGRGPLIGDMFMVMVIVKESDVQKLKTMGVKDSKKLTKADRERLFSTILNLLEVAIVTRIQPHEIDNENLNILEARALCRLISHACSILKIDRIYIDAFAYYQKIMEYIKLCNNICTNLHNMVVEYGADDKYVVVSAASIIAKVLRDSHIDMLKQFYGDFGSGYPSDKRTIEWLKTYYNEHKKLPPIVRRSWKTVDKIIRSRESLDRYLHGYGR; encoded by the coding sequence ATGGAACCCATAGTTGCGGGAATTGATGAGGCTGGTAGAGGACCTCTTATAGGAGATATGTTTATGGTTATGGTTATCGTTAAAGAAAGTGATGTACAGAAGCTCAAGACCATGGGTGTTAAAGACAGCAAGAAATTAACGAAAGCTGATAGAGAGAGATTGTTTAGTACAATATTGAATCTACTTGAAGTAGCTATAGTAACTAGAATACAACCACATGAAATAGATAATGAAAATCTCAATATTCTTGAAGCTAGAGCTCTCTGTAGACTTATATCGCATGCATGTAGCATTCTGAAGATAGATCGGATTTACATAGATGCATTTGCATATTACCAGAAGATTATGGAGTACATAAAGTTGTGCAATAATATCTGCACGAATCTGCATAACATGGTAGTAGAATATGGAGCAGACGACAAGTATGTTGTAGTTAGTGCTGCAAGTATTATTGCTAAAGTTCTACGAGATAGCCATATAGATATGCTCAAACAGTTCTACGGAGATTTCGGTAGTGGGTACCCTAGCGATAAACGTACAATAGAATGGCTGAAAACCTACTATAATGAGCATAAGAAGTTACCGCCTATTGTCAGAAGATCATGGAAAACAGTTGATAAAATTATAAGATCGAGGGAATCGTTAGATAGGTATCTTCATGGTTATGGACGGTAA
- a CDS encoding DUF354 domain-containing protein, producing MSRVSIWLDILTPKQALLLGTLSIRLNKHGFNTIVTTRSYDYTEAVLKNLGISFTSIGGYGEDRYEKLIKEIERMHELLNIVNNRFDLTISYPNPLAARIAFGLGKPYIVLTDSPHSEIPSRLSLPLADYVVFSSCIPRETIEAYVYKNKSKLIQYNGVDEVEWLKDLTPDTYYVRLWELEPYSYAIVRPPEIKASYYRYSDAVELFRNIIKKLLENDLTIVYLPRYREDSVLKSIGHDKRIIIPEFEKGIVGHKLIYYASIVVTGGASLAREAALLGTPGLSLFPEDLYVDKCLQEKMLPLSRCKNIDECLAIITSYLKEPERYKGYALSLLKEFERPSDYVLKIVNEVA from the coding sequence ATGTCAAGGGTATCAATATGGTTAGATATACTAACTCCAAAACAAGCATTACTACTTGGTACACTATCAATCAGATTAAATAAGCATGGTTTTAATACTATTGTAACTACACGGAGCTATGATTACACAGAAGCAGTTCTCAAGAACCTTGGGATAAGCTTTACTTCTATTGGAGGATATGGAGAAGATAGGTATGAGAAGCTTATTAAAGAAATTGAAAGAATGCATGAGTTACTGAATATTGTTAACAATAGATTTGATTTAACTATATCGTATCCAAACCCCTTAGCAGCTAGAATTGCTTTCGGTTTAGGTAAACCATACATAGTGTTAACAGATAGCCCACATAGCGAGATACCCTCAAGACTTTCTCTACCTCTAGCAGATTATGTTGTATTTTCTAGCTGTATACCTCGTGAAACCATAGAAGCCTATGTATATAAGAATAAATCGAAGCTTATTCAATACAATGGTGTAGATGAAGTCGAATGGCTCAAGGATCTTACACCAGATACATACTACGTAAGGCTCTGGGAACTTGAACCATATAGTTACGCTATTGTTAGACCTCCAGAGATTAAGGCATCGTATTATAGGTATAGTGATGCAGTAGAACTCTTCAGAAACATTATCAAGAAATTGCTCGAGAATGATCTAACGATAGTGTATCTACCTAGGTATAGAGAAGATTCTGTACTTAAATCAATTGGACATGACAAGAGAATAATTATTCCAGAGTTTGAGAAAGGAATAGTAGGGCATAAACTTATCTACTATGCGTCTATTGTTGTAACAGGTGGAGCATCATTAGCTAGAGAAGCTGCTTTATTAGGAACGCCAGGACTAAGTCTTTTTCCAGAAGATCTCTATGTAGATAAATGTCTTCAAGAAAAGATGCTTCCCCTCTCGAGATGCAAAAACATAGATGAATGTCTAGCGATAATAACCAGCTATTTAAAGGAGCCTGAAAGGTATAAGGGATACGCATTAAGCCTATTGAAAGAATTTGAGAGACCTTCAGATTATGTACTGAAAATTGTTAATGAGGTTGCGTAA
- the glmM gene encoding phosphoglucosamine mutase, producing the protein MDIERKLFGTDGVRWIVDKESIEFVLRLTYAIASYFPSGSRALVGMDGRVGNPAIYGAVISALASSGSKVYDAGLLPTPALQLCVRDLGFDYGIMVTASHNPPEWVGIKVVLSDGIEAPPEVDKQIEEIFFSNKFRRVSWYNIKSVEKFDTALIHYIEAVKKHIDSEVIQRRKPKIVVDCANSVSALTTPRILKELGAKVLSVNCDIGIPYRAYEPTPESLRDFMEIVRSIGADFGVAHDGDGDRAVFIDEKGNFVAGDIFAVILTNYVARKNPELPKRIVTAISTSHFLIQKNIVSRGIDTIWTKVGFLNIARKIKELDGALSGFEDNGGFAYIPHQLVRDGSMTAALVTEMISTGTRSLSQFINEVENPVIIRTKIPISSKEEVFKIVETLRNSFTNYNRIEIDGIKVVSNSYAFLVRPSGTEPLIRITVESWDKDVAERVLTELVSIIQKSRGDTN; encoded by the coding sequence ATGGATATTGAACGCAAACTGTTTGGTACGGATGGTGTTAGATGGATTGTGGATAAAGAGTCGATAGAATTTGTACTAAGGTTGACATACGCTATTGCAAGCTATTTTCCTTCAGGTTCTAGAGCTTTAGTGGGTATGGATGGGAGAGTAGGAAATCCGGCCATCTATGGAGCTGTGATTAGTGCTCTAGCCTCTAGTGGATCGAAAGTTTATGATGCTGGTCTACTTCCTACACCTGCCTTACAGCTATGTGTTAGAGATCTAGGATTTGATTACGGGATAATGGTTACAGCTAGCCATAATCCTCCCGAATGGGTTGGTATAAAGGTCGTTCTTAGCGACGGTATAGAAGCTCCACCAGAGGTCGATAAACAAATCGAAGAAATATTTTTCTCGAATAAGTTCAGGAGAGTTTCGTGGTATAACATCAAATCTGTAGAGAAATTCGATACAGCGTTGATCCACTATATAGAGGCTGTAAAAAAACATATAGATAGTGAAGTTATACAGCGTAGAAAACCTAAAATAGTTGTAGATTGTGCAAATAGTGTTTCAGCTTTAACAACTCCACGCATACTGAAGGAACTAGGCGCTAAGGTGCTTTCAGTAAACTGTGATATTGGTATTCCGTATAGAGCTTACGAACCTACACCAGAATCATTGAGAGACTTTATGGAGATAGTCAGAAGTATTGGTGCTGATTTTGGTGTTGCTCATGATGGTGATGGAGATAGAGCTGTGTTTATTGACGAGAAAGGTAATTTCGTAGCTGGCGACATATTCGCCGTTATACTCACAAACTATGTAGCTAGAAAGAATCCTGAGCTTCCTAAAAGAATTGTAACAGCGATATCCACAAGCCACTTCTTGATTCAGAAAAACATTGTGTCAAGAGGTATCGATACTATATGGACTAAAGTAGGATTCCTCAATATAGCTAGAAAGATAAAGGAACTGGATGGTGCTCTCTCGGGTTTTGAAGATAACGGTGGATTTGCATATATTCCCCATCAATTAGTTAGAGATGGATCCATGACAGCGGCTCTTGTCACTGAAATGATAAGTACTGGAACCAGATCTCTGTCTCAATTTATTAATGAAGTTGAAAATCCTGTTATAATAAGGACAAAGATACCTATATCAAGTAAGGAAGAGGTTTTCAAGATAGTTGAAACTCTTAGAAATAGTTTCACTAATTATAACCGTATCGAAATAGACGGTATAAAGGTTGTGAGCAACAGCTATGCATTTCTTGTGAGACCAAGTGGAACAGAGCCTCTCATAAGGATAACTGTTGAGTCGTGGGACAAAGATGTAGCTGAAAGAGTTTTAACTGAATTAGTATCTATTATACAGAAGTCTCGTGGTGACACAAACTGA
- a CDS encoding Trm112 family protein — MNYIACPYCKDGGFPLKLFVFESSIYEKRFLPPQVSKPLCDLYCGYKNAYIKDLTEYSCDECIKIEIKDGVLYCSSCLRWYPVIDEIPRILPDNYRKSEEDLKFLSMYRDKVPEEIRKQGKPFKLD, encoded by the coding sequence CTGAACTATATTGCATGTCCTTATTGCAAAGATGGTGGCTTTCCATTGAAGCTTTTTGTTTTTGAAAGCTCTATCTATGAAAAAAGATTTCTACCACCACAAGTATCTAAACCTCTTTGCGATCTATACTGTGGTTATAAAAATGCTTATATAAAGGATTTAACGGAGTACAGTTGTGATGAGTGTATAAAGATTGAAATTAAGGATGGTGTACTGTATTGTAGTTCATGCCTGAGATGGTATCCAGTAATAGATGAAATACCGAGAATTCTTCCAGATAACTACAGAAAATCTGAAGAAGATCTAAAGTTTCTATCCATGTACAGAGATAAAGTTCCTGAAGAAATAAGAAAACAAGGCAAACCATTCAAACTAGACTAA
- a CDS encoding DUF2153 family protein, whose amino-acid sequence MSSLYESLTRWVEMQKKVKEWFDGIYSNVKNGDRLELILYTRMAFQHILRTVKAFDNWLQDPFIISNMPKEELESVWESTYNLLQQLLDLDVKHTSGVRDYLMKLEKEGKINPMLVEIFGEGSRRRENRERVTLSI is encoded by the coding sequence ATGTCTTCATTATATGAGAGTTTAACTCGTTGGGTAGAAATGCAAAAGAAAGTAAAGGAATGGTTTGATGGCATATATAGTAATGTAAAGAATGGAGATAGACTTGAGCTAATACTCTACACAAGAATGGCTTTTCAACACATACTAAGAACAGTAAAAGCTTTTGATAACTGGCTCCAGGACCCCTTCATAATAAGCAATATGCCAAAAGAAGAACTAGAATCTGTGTGGGAGTCCACATACAACCTGCTTCAGCAACTTCTCGATCTTGATGTAAAGCACACTAGTGGTGTACGAGATTATTTGATGAAGCTTGAGAAAGAAGGCAAAATCAATCCTATGCTTGTTGAAATCTTCGGTGAAGGTTCTAGAAGGAGAGAGAATAGAGAAAGAGTAACATTATCCATATAG